In a single window of the Amia ocellicauda isolate fAmiCal2 chromosome 20, fAmiCal2.hap1, whole genome shotgun sequence genome:
- the mrpl43 gene encoding large ribosomal subunit protein mL43, translating into MTSRGTASRFLRSVLQNGVGRYVCQLKRVSLVFSKDGPGSLGTREFIEEGVVDFAKQNPGIVVYVSPQSRTTPKIVAEYLNGSVKEEAVTSKSAQEIAQLVRKLASQSGLEVIRIRKPFHSDSPSIQGQWHPFTNRPPSLGLLHPQDGQAGPPASKTAPQ; encoded by the exons ATGACCTCCAGGGGCACCGCCAGCCGCTTCCTCCGCAGCGTGCTGCAGAACGGCGTGGGCCGCTATGTCTGTCAGCTCAAGCGGGTGTCTCTGGTGTTTTCAAAGGACGGACCCGGTTCTCTGGGAACCAG agaGTTTATCGAGGAGGGGGTGGTGGATTTTGCCAAGCAGAACCCAGGGATCGTGGTCTATGTCAGCCCTCAGAGCCGCACAACTCCCAAGATTGTGGCAGAGTACC TGAACGGCAGTGTGAAGGAGGAGGCCGTGACCAGCAAGTCGGCCCAGGAGATTGCCCAGCTGGTCAGAAAGCTGGCCAGCCAGTCGGGGCTTGAGGTGATCCGCATCCGCAAGCCCTTCCACAGCGACAGCCCCAGCATCCAGGGCCAGTGGCACCCCTTCACCAACCGGCCCCCTTCACTGGGGCTGCTGCACCCGCAGGATGGCCAGGCCGGGCCCCCCGCCTCGAAGACTGCCCCACAGTAG
- the twnk gene encoding twinkle mtDNA helicase, which translates to MLWVSLLLKRPACFLRVVGSRSFPHLRLTSAALLPASHPRPAPLLLLRPLLPEVGFLSHRRSFKKDLKSTVDLPVTPVNVTDIKHYLRSKNIPFHDGYSCLHTPSVFRPGSEGAEKGGYTLFIDKTTGQFLCTETLVEGSWEDLQDCVEVMQNEGRESLSPGVLLGYSESEEEQGERALECSEVQRIWASSVPLSDLPDEEETHLVKTMFGIGKISSLTLKKFGVRFFKPTKSLVFPWLSGRDSSLRGLKLLTAQCLGDGKVVYTEATLPRPAAFHNLFGLHLVARKDSEVVLTGREVDTLAVSQATGLPSLALPRGVSCLPPVLLPYLEQFKKVTLWLGGDMRSWEASKLFSRKLGLKRCSLVRPGDTQPCPSDALAAGKSLGRILKTAIPAAHKSIVSFRQLREDVYGELANKEQVAGVKWARFPELNKILKGHRKGELTVFTGPTGSGKTTFISECALDLCMQGVSTLWGSFEINNVRLAKIMLTQFAMQRLEDSLDQYDTWADKFEDLPLYFMTFHGQQNIRTVLDTMHHAVYVYDISHVVIDNLQFMMGQENLSVDKFAMQDHIIGAFRKFATNSNCHVTLIIHPRKEEDDKDLQTASIFGSAKASQEADNVLILQEKKLVSCPGRRALQVAKNRFDGDVGIFPLEFQKTSLTFSPPLSKAKLRKVKAEETQQAEKSAKVPRAEKGEKTVKTEKVPKAEKGVRSKPPGEPGGVK; encoded by the exons ATGCTGTGGGTCAGTTTGTTGTTGAAGAGGCCGGCCTGTTTCCTTCGGGTGGTGGGCTCCAGGAGCTTCCCCCACCTCAGGCTCACCTCAGCGGCCCTGCTACCTGCCAGCCACCCCCGTCCAGCCccgttgctgctgctgcggccCCTGCTCCCGGAGGTTGGGTTTCTCAGCCACCGCCGGAGCTTTAAAAAGGACCTCAAGTCCACTGTGGACCTGCCTGTGACCCCGGTGAACGTCACGGACATCAAACACTATCTGCGGTCCAAGAATATCCCCTTCCACGATGGCTACAGCTGCCTGCACACCCCCAGTGTCTTCAGGCCTGGCTCTGAGGGAGCGGAGAAGGGCGGCTACACCCTGTTCATTGACAAGACCACGGGGCAGTTCCTGTGCACCGAGACGCTGGTGGAGGGGAGCTGGGAGGACCTGCAGGACTGCGTGGAGGTGATGCAGAACGAGGGCCGGGAGTCCCTCAGCCCGGGCGTCCTGTTGGGCTACTCCGAGAGTGAGGAGGAGCAGGGGGAGCGAGCGCTGGAGTGCAGCGAGGTCCAGAGGATCTGGGCCAGCTCGGTGCCGCTCTCCGACCTGCCCGACGAGGAGGAAACCCACCTGGTCAAGACGATGTTTGGAATAGGCAAGATCTCCAGTCTCACCCTGAAAAAGTTTGGGGTTCGTTTCTTTAAGCCCACCAAGAGCTTGGTCTTCCCCTGGCTGTCCGGCAGGGACTCCAGCCTGAGGGGGCTCAAGCTGCTGACTGCGCAGTGCCTGGGGGACGGCAAGGTGGTCTACACCGAAGCCACCCTCCCCAGGCCAGCCGCCTTCCACAACCTGTTCGGGCTGCACCTGGTGGCCCGCAAAGACTCGGAGGTGGTGTTGACGGGCCGGGAGGTGGACACGCTGGCCGTTAGCCAGGCCACGGGGTTGCCCAGTCTGGCCTTGCCCCGTGGGGTGAGTTGCCTGCCCCCGGTGCTGCTGCCCTACTTGGAGCAGTTCAAGAAGGTCACGCTGTGGCTCGGAGGGGACATGCGCTCCTGGGAGGCTTCCAAGCTGTTCTCCCGCAAGCTGGGCCTGAAGCGCTGCTCCCTGGTGCGGCCCGGGGACACCCAGCCCTGCCCCAGCGATGCCCTGGCAGCGGGCAAGAGCCTCGGCCGCATCCTCAAGACAGCCATCCCGGCCGCCCACAAGTCCATCGTGTCCTTCAGGCAGCTGCGCGAAGACGTTTATGGGGAGCTGGCCAATAAGgagcaggtggctggggttaAGTGGGCCCGATTCCCCGAGCTCAACAAGATCCTCAAAGGCCACCGCAAGGGAGAGCTGACTGTCTTCACAG GCCCCACGGGCAGTGGGAAGACCACCTTCATCAGCGAGTGCGCCCTGGACCTGTGCATGCAGGGCGTCAGCACCCTGTGGGGCAGCTTCGAGATCAACAACGTGCGGCTGGCGAAGATCATGCTCACCCAGTTCGCCATGCAGCGGCTGGAGGACAGTCTGGACCAGTACGACACCTGGGCCGACAAGTTCGAGGACCTGCCGCTGTACTTCATGACCTTCCACGGCCAGCAGAACATCCG gACTGTGCTGGACACAATGCACCACGCAGTGTATGTGTATGACATCAGCCACGTGGTCATCGATAACCTACAGTTCATGATGGGTCAGGAGAACCTGTCTGTAGACAA GTTTGCCATGCAGGATCACATAATCGGCGCCTTCAGGAAGTTTGCCACCAACAGCAACTGCCACGTGACCCTGATCATACACCCCAGGAAGGAGGAGGATGACAAGGACCTGCAGACCGCCTCCATCTTCGGCTCGGCCAAG gccagccaggaggcaGACAACGTGCTGATCCTGCAGGAGAAGAAGCTGGTGTCGTGCCCGGGCAGGAGGGCCCTGCAGGTGGCCAAGAATCGCTTTGACGGGGACGTGGGCATCTTCCCCCTGGAGTTCCAGAAGACCTCGCTCACCTTCTCCCCGCCGCTCAGCAAGGCCAAGCTGCGCAAAGTCAAGGCCGAGGAGACGCAGCAGGCAGAAAAATCCGCCAAGGTGCCGAGGGCAGAGAAAGGAGAGAAGACGGTGAAGACGGAGAAAGTCCCCAAAGCTGAGAAAGGAGTCCGGTCGAAGCCCCCAGGAGAGCCAGGGGGTGTGAAGTAG